GCGTTCGTATCCAATTCCCTTTTTCCGCGTCTTCAATCACTTGCTTGAGCACGCGAAGGCCCAGCGGAACAAGTTTGGCCTGAAGCAAGGTGGCGTTATCATCGGGAGATATGGAAACAGCGCCTTGATGAAACAGGGGTCCCGAATCCAACCCTTCTTCAATCCAAAACGCGGAAACGCCCGTTTCATTTTCACCATTGATCAAAGCCCACTGCATGGGCGCGGCGCCGCGATATTGAGGCAACAATGAAAAGTGAATATTCACGCATCCCGCTTTGGGGATTGAAAAAACGGATCGAGGAAGGATGCGGCCATAGGCCACCACAATTCCGATATCGGCTTGGGTATCACTTAAGGACTGAATTATTTTCGAATCCCAAGGTCCCGCTGGCTGAAAAACAGGAATGCCTTTTTTGTCCGCGAAAACTTTTGTGGGAGGCGGTGTCAATTCGTATCCACGGCCCACCGGTTCATCGGGACGGCAAACCACCCCGACGACGTTGCTATGCTGGGACAACCAATGAAGGAAAGGAACCGCGATTTCAGGCGTGCCGAAAAATAAGACCTTTACCACAACCCTTCTTTTTTGAGCTTGCGGATGGCCAACGCCATTTGAAATTTTCGTTTGATCCGCGCGCGGTTGATGATAAGTTTTCCGTCCAAATGATCAATCTCATGCTGAAGACACCTCGCCAAGAGCCCGTCCCCGGTGATGGTGATCGGAAGCCCTTTTTCGTTCAAAGCCGATACCGTGACTTTTTCGGAGCGTTTGATGAGAGCGCCACCCACATGAGGGAGCGAAAGACACCCTTCATCACTGTCCACCTTTCCTTCACGTTTCACAATTTTGGGGTTGATCATCACAAACTGATTTCGTTTTTTATCAGGCGTCACGTTCACCACCGCCAAGCGCAGCGAGACCCCCACCTGCGGCGCCGCCAAACCGATTCCCTGCGCGGCGTACATGGTGGCATACATATCTTGAATGAGTTGTTGAAGCTCGGGGCCCAAATCCTGCACCGGAGAAGCCACTTTTCTTAACACCGGTTCTCCATGTTTCGTGATGCGCAAGATCGCCATTATCGAACCCCTTCAGGCTTCTGCTTGCGCCATTGTTTTTCGCCGATTTTAATTCGAAGAACGGCGCGACTTAACGCCGCCTCCACTTTGGCCAATTCTTCGCCCGTCATATCGGCTTGCGGTTCTTTTAATTTGGCTTTCGCCCGTTCGGCCGCCAATCGAGCCCGTTCGACATCGATCTGATCAGAGAATTCGGCGGTTTCGGCGAAAATATAGACCCGACTTCCTTCCTTGACTTCCAAGAAACCGCCCGTGACAGCAATGTATTGAGAATTGTTTCCTTTTTTCAGACGAA
Above is a window of Elusimicrobiota bacterium DNA encoding:
- the fmt gene encoding Methionyl-tRNA formyltransferase — translated: MVKVLFFGTPEIAVPFLHWLSQHSNVVGVVCRPDEPVGRGYELTPPPTKVFADKKGIPVFQPAGPWDSKIIQSLSDTQADIGIVVAYGRILPRSVFSIPKAGCVNIHFSLLPQYRGAAPMQWALINGENETGVSAFWIEEGLDSGPLFHQGAVSISPDDNATLLQAKLVPLGLRVLKQVIEDAEKGNWIRTPQTGKVSVAPLLKKEMGAIDWQQPSQKIVNLVRGLCEWPVAYTFISPRTGERKQLKILKSRVLNEKSTGPSGVITDAVKDQGLVVQTGEGQVLLLEVRPAGKKTMSAWSFWQGAGLRLGDKLG
- the def gene encoding Peptide deformylase — protein: MAILRITKHGEPVLRKVASPVQDLGPELQQLIQDMYATMYAAQGIGLAAPQVGVSLRLAVVNVTPDKKRNQFVMINPKIVKREGKVDSDEGCLSLPHVGGALIKRSEKVTVSALNEKGLPITITGDGLLARCLQHEIDHLDGKLIINRARIKRKFQMALAIRKLKKEGLW
- the atpC gene encoding ATP synthase epsilon chain, which encodes MIHVELATPERLAFSDDVDFIAAPTPQGEIGILPRHAPLLTQLSYGILRLKKGNNSQYIAVTGGFLEVKEGSRVYIFAETAEFSDQIDVERARLAAERAKAKLKEPQADMTGEELAKVEAALSRAVLRIKIGEKQWRKQKPEGVR